A part of Meleagris gallopavo isolate NT-WF06-2002-E0010 breed Aviagen turkey brand Nicholas breeding stock chromosome 26, Turkey_5.1, whole genome shotgun sequence genomic DNA contains:
- the C26H11orf1 gene encoding UPF0686 protein C11orf1 homolog, whose amino-acid sequence MYNFLSGSLKHATGHGEVWTETSKFSQFGWRCTTNENDYSHKVLMGNWNEERYDIQNIAQPKPLPSQYARCFETTYSSDYNKDKDQRTRRFEQEPHWFPGHQPELEPPLFKSTAQSCYTIDYRPPHSNCSCPARREGTKKMQTKQQR is encoded by the exons ATGTACAACTTCCTCAGTGGCTCCTTGAAGCATGCCACTGGCCATGGGGAGGTGTGGACAGAAACCTCCAAGTTCTCCCAGTTTGGCTGGAGGTGCACCACCAATGAGAACGATTACTCACACAAAGTACTTATGGGGAACTGGAATGAAGAGCGCTACGACATCCAGAACATTGCACAACCCAAACCACTTCCTTCCCAA tatgCTCGCTGCTTTGAAACGACGTATTCTTCGGATTACAACAAGGACAAGGATCAGAGAACAAGAA GATTTGAACAAGAACCTCATTGGTTTCCGGGCCACCAGCCTGAGTTGGAACCTCCTTTGTTCAAATCAACTGCCCAGTCCTGCTACACAATCGACTACAGGCCTCCACACAGCAACTGCTCATGTCCAGCACGtagagaaggaacaaaaaagatGCAGACAAAGCAACAGAGATGA
- the FDXACB1 gene encoding ferredoxin-fold anticodon-binding domain-containing protein 1, whose product MFSVDCTKLKDYFLPAKREFDCIYFNFPHCGRKAGVVKNRELLSGFFHSCAEVLTQDGEVRVALCRGQGGTPADQPRREWHNSWQVVAVAAGAGFILSDVHPFRAETAHGYECTGYRSQDKSFCIEGALNHVFTRSTPLLYCKPLICEIELKGQRISFQVPQVLVDKINRGFLERNSNHPVRTIKEKLTTALSRAFPLQSIDYCLSLLLQGHLNAACHSNIFWILPSPEETPSAEEMASGQANTILFSHVAFHGDTDKNVPEGCQTPKWCYLRPSLLPYAQAIIKSASFVPGTLYIFSGPVFRKCHISPYCMPVFHEMVFVCAVNRGSENSCIQMVVDRIKTSVHSLHQTISDFKLSISLQEATSLGTAELNDFAVFESQLGKIQCFLCMEADTRDSSERGYCVGAVRTAPYEPAHSDLIVVFVSLNLDLVAMLICAIDDWRMLWTSDTRFLRQFPAGELRIFRSFSLYPPAYVHDVSFWLPDGEQFDDVAFHTIAREVSDEAVASIHLLDDFQQPGTGRNSLCCRLTFQSCDRALGRREVAAMQLRFREEISQRLRVALR is encoded by the exons ATGTTTTCTGTGGACTGCACCAAGCTGAAGGACTATTTTTTACCAGCAAAAAGAGAATTtgactgcatttatttcaaCTTCCCTCACTGTGGGAGGAAGGCTGGGGTGGTGAAGAACAGAGAGTTGCTCTCAGGCTTCTTCCATAG CTGTGCAGAAGTGCTGACACAGGATGGAGAGGTCCGCGTGGCTCTCTGCAGGGGGCAGGGTGGCACGCCTGCTGATCAGCCCAGGAGAGAGTGGCACAACAGCTGGCAGGTGGTGGCggtggcagcaggagctggcttCATCCTGAGCGATGTTCATCCCTTCCGAGCAGAGACTGCCCATGGCTATGAATGTACGGGGTACAG GAGTCAAGATAAATCATTCTGCATAGAGGGTGCTTTAAACCACGTTTTTACTCGAAGCACACCACTTCTGTATTGCAAACCACTGATCTGTGAGATAGAACTGAAAGGAcaaagaatttcatttcaaGTACCGCAAGTACTTGTGGATAAAATTAACAG ggGTTTCCTAGAGCGAAATTCAAACCATCCAGTACGGACAATAAAGGAGAAGCTCACTACAGCGCTCAGCCGAGCCTTCCCACTGCAGAGCATTGACTACTGCCTTTCTCTGCTCCTCCAAGGTCACCTCAATGCTGCTTGTCACTCAAACATTTTTTGGATCCTTCCAAGCCCAGAGGAGACTCCAAGCGCTGAAGAAATGGCCAGTGGCCAGGCaaacacaattttattttcccatgttGCTTTTCATGGGGACACAGATAAGAATGTACCAGAGGGATGTCAAACTCCAAAGTGGTGTTATCTTAGACCTTCCCTTCTGCCTTATGCTCAGGCAATAATAAAAAGTGCATCCTTTGTCCCAGGAACACTTTACATTTTTTCTGGCCCAGTTTTCAGGAAGTGCCACATCTCTCCTTACTGTATGCCTGTTTTTCATGAGATGGTTTTTGTATGTGCAGTTAACCGAGGTTCAGAGAACAGCTGTATACAGATGGTAGTGGACAGAATTAAAACCAGCGTACATTCTCTTCACCAGACCATTTCTGATTTTAAGTTGAGCATTAGTCTGCAGGAAGCAACGAGCTTGGGAACAGCTGAGCTCAATGACTTTGCTGTTTTTGAATCTCAGCTTGGTAAAATTCAGTGCTTCCTCTGCATGGAGGCAGATACTCGGGACTCCTCGGAGAGGGGCTATTGTGTGGGTGCAGTACGGACTGCTCCATATGAACCAGCACACAGTGATTTGattgttgtgtttgtttcacTGAATCTGGACCTTGTGGCCATGCTCATTTGTGCCATAGATGACTGGCGCATGCTCTGGACATCAGACACACGCTTCCTCCGACAGTTTCCTGCAGGAGAGCTACGGATTTTCAGGAGCTTCTCTCTCTACCCACCTGCTTATGTGCATGATGTCAGCTTTTGGCTTCCCGATGGGGAACAATTTGATGATGTTGCTTTTCACACCATTGCTAGAGAAGTATCAGATGAAGCGGTGGCATCCATCCATTTACTTGATGACTTCCAGCAGCCAGGGACGGGCCGGAACAGCCTGTGCTGCCGGCTCACCTTCCAGAGCTGCGACAGGGCACTGGGCCGCAGGGAGGTGGCAGCCATGCAGCTGCGTTTCAGGGAGGAAATCTCTCAGCGGCTGCGTGTGGCCCTGCGGTAG